In Nasonia vitripennis strain AsymCx chromosome 2, Nvit_psr_1.1, whole genome shotgun sequence, a genomic segment contains:
- the LOC100123780 gene encoding ATP-binding cassette sub-family A member 5 isoform X6, with product MDIFLDRPNAEGETKILTETDEYRMGSCGVYLSQLRAMLVRNLLLKKREKRKTTAEIFLPLYILGILIVVKVLIPNPNYPAITTQRQEGDIFEFFNGYKNNTIAVVPNTTETVEFLNFTNQLWLSMWDSPNKHQLNFIYFDTTDDLQAAYWREPYSIPLAVIFEDPQPKTSRLEYEIRTNPSYTTPPSPTEMLSSSVTCRKDTSHWMGGVLSIETGGSCPVNNYFLSGFMALQLLLDITKIRLDTENNDITVPDIKLEMFPKEAYTADWMLAFRVVIPLYMVLALSQFITYLLILIVGEKENKIKEGMKIMGLKDSVFWLSWFIIYAAFVLLLSAVAVVLLFTLQMFQHTHFLPIFLLVVLYSFSVIMFAFMITPFFDKSRTAGVLGNFAVTILSLMYFIQVFVDDSSSISFWLVSLLSPTGVALAMDKALVLDLQGEGVNFDNLWSGPGIPFGGSLVMMTLDIFLYGLLAYYLDSVVPSEYGTKRPAWFCFTPGFWCKKNKAPRAPAVNGESNSFIPGEEANRDVEPVVREMKGREAIRIVDLYKSYSKCRRPEVKAVNGINLTIYEGQITAILGHNGAGKTTLFNILTGLTSPTAGTALIFGYDVRDSNDMHMIRSMTGVCPQHDILFDLLTPREHLEFFAAVRGIPRGTIEHEVKKTLKDIDLLEKADTFAKYLSGGQKRKLSVGIAIIGDPKIIILDEPTAGVDPYSRRQMWSFLQSRRHGKVILLTTHFMDEADILADRKAVISKGKLRCCGSSLFLKNKFGIGYHLTLVLEGNVRENAITRLVSSHVTKAEKARRHGRELSFILPHNSVENFAPLFSAIEQEIKTKALRLGISSYGVSMTTLEEVFLHLEKDEETECTMDNLSKKMVRNRALSRSLSLQSKSTSYQSLQNEGTIVQNDAQKGEYSEGQKTLSRMRLEFGSIFAPKDLKAGTNELPDGTASNDKSPAILGLGLDPIKIRPNVIQTFYAMLKLRVLRLFRSIQLLYFTIVAPLALVVLGLYLNSIKTPNIGMQSLILNNESYGPDTNIMYINSTNRDISPLVNSIGKIINRSEEYDGTFVELLNRAPHMAILNVTDYNYSRVNFTVMYNDTMQHSLPIVLNVFTNALYKLHSTEVTKPINPIQVKSQPFRQTSQPQEFNIGIASSALFIGMDLVLVPITLAVDMVYDREIKAKNQLRVNGLSFTMYFFTYFVVLLGLMMFICLCILGIIFMFQVPSLQQVPALLTLGGLIILYCPSSIFFSTCLAYMFDKMDSAQSFLPNIATFFGLIPFLLVMILDMLGVGGIAAFALHVVFSLCNTMYVPYAALYYIDRVYLMCTMNATCRHLSISDYLTSEIIVMALGVMLHCPLWFFVLLLLDTKKSGGNVKDFFKYYVRNGGSIGEEIMENNDVGDHEDEDVKNERQKVFNLMSSTSVQEPPVVLVQNLRKEYRQQEATSCSCCSKREEEQPPPSKKIAVRNLSLAVEPAEVLGLLGHNGAGKTTTMKIIIAEEAASRGRVQIGGHNINSHMSEAFRQMGYCPQHDAQWKNITVREHLECYAAIRGVPWGDISRIVDLYLSGLQIHEHADKQTQECSGGTRRKLSFAMAMIGGPKVVLMDEPSTGMDPRSKRFLWDTILASFQGGRGAILTTHSMEEADALCSRVGIMVKGELRCIGSTQHLKNLYGAGYTLEMKLLGGDCTPTTPSGNRVSCLKEFVTGMFADATLEESFADRLVFAVPQHSVHSLAECFTQLEKAKMELDIEEYSFSQTTLEQVFLKFSHYDAPDAND from the exons ATATGAGATACGGACGAATCCCTCGTACACGACGCCGCCGTCACCGACCGAAATGCTCTCATCTTCGGTGACCTGTCGGAAGGACACCAGTCACTGGATGGGTGGTGTCCTGTCCATAGAAACCGGTGGCTCGTGTCCcgtcaataattattttttatccgGCTTCATGGCCTTGCAGCTGCTGTTGGATATTACGAAAATCAGG TTGGATACCGAGAATAACGATATCACGGTGCCGGACATCAAGCTGGAGATGTTTCCAAAGGAAGCGTACACGGCTGATTGGATGCTCGCCTTCAGAGTTGTGATTCCTCTATACATGGTGCTAGCCCTCTCTCAGTTCATAACATATCTGTTAATTTTGATCGTCGGCGAGAAGGAGAACAAAATCAAGGAGGGCATGAAGATAATGGGTCTAAAGGATTCCGTATTTTG GTTATCGTGGTTCATCATTTACGCAGCCTTCGTCCTACTACTGTCGGCCGTCGCGGTCGTTCTCCTCTTTACTTTACAGATGTTCCAGCACACGCATTTCCTGCCGATATTTTTGCTAGTCGTGCTCTACAGCTTCTCCGTCATTATGTTCGCCTTCATGATAACGCCGTTCTTCGATAAATCACGC ACCGCTGGTGTCCTGGGTAACTTCGCGGTGACGATTCTGAGCCTAATGTACTTCATCCAGGTGTTCGTTGACGACTCGAGCTCGATATCGTTTTGGCTCGTGTCACTGTTGAGCCCCACGGGAGTAGCCTTGGCAATGGACAAG GCTCTCGTGTTGGACCTGCAAGGCGAGGGTGTGAACTTCGACAATCTCTGGTCCGGTCCTGGAATCCCCTTCGGCGGAAGTCTCGTGATGATGACCCTGGACATATTTCTCTACGGACTTTTAGCCTACTATCTCGATTCCGTCGTTCCGA GCGAATACGGAACAAAGCGACCAGCCTGGTTTTGCTTCACGCCAGGCTTCTGGTGCAAGAAGAACAAGGCGCCGAGA GCGCCGGCGGTGAACGGCGAGTCCAACAGCTTCATCCCGGGCGAGGAGGCGAACCGCGACGTCGAGCCCGTCGTCCGGGAGATGAAGGGTCGCGAGGCGATACGCATCGTCGATCTTTACAAGTCCTACAGCAAGTGCCGGAGACCCGAGGTCAAGGCCGTCAACGGCATCAACCTCACTATTTACGAGGGCCAGATAACCGCGATACTCGGTCACAACGGGGCCGGCAAGACGACCCTCTTCAATATTCTCACGGGACTGACCTCACCCACCGCGGGCACAGCCCTGATATTCGGCTACGACGTCAGGGACTCCAACGACATGCACATGATACGCAGCATGACCGGCGTCTGCCCGCAGCACGACATCCTCTTCGATCTGCTCACGCCGAGGGAGCACCTTGAGTTCTTCGCCGCCGTCCGCGGCATCCCCCGGGGCACTATAGAGCACGAG GTCAAAAAGACCCTGAAGGACATAGACCTGCTGGAGAAGGCGGACACGTTCGCCAAGTACCTGAGCGGCGGCCAAAAGCGCAAGCTGTCGGTGGGCATAGCCATAATCGGCGATCCGAAGATCATCATCCTCGACGAGCCGACCGCTGGGGTCGATCCCTACTCTCGCCGACAGATGTGGTCGTTCCTGCAGTCGCGGCGCCACGGCAAAGTCATACTGCTGACGACGCACTTCATGGACGAGGCGGACATACTCGCCGACAGGAAGGCTGTGATTAGCAAGGGGAAGCTTCGCTGCTGCGGCAGCTCCTTGTTTCTCAAGAACAAGTTTGGAATTGGATACCACCTCAC GCTCGTGCTGGAGGGCAACGTCCGGGAGAACGCGATAACGCGACTGGTCTCCTCGCACGTGACCAAGGCCGAGAAAGCTCGCCGACACGGTCGCGAGCTGAGCTTCATCCTGCCGCACAACTCGGTGGAGAACTTTGCGCCACTCTTCTCCGCCATCGAGCAGGAGATCAAGACCAAGGCCCTCCGACTGGGCATCAGCAGCTACGGCGTGTCCATGACGACGCTCGAGGAGGTCTTCCTGCACCTGGAGAAGGACGAGGAGACCGAGTGCACGATGGACAACTTGTCGAAGAAGATGGTGAGGAACCGGGCGCTGAGCAGGTCCCTGTCGCTGCAGTCCAAGAGCACGTCGTATCAGAGTCTCCAGAACGAGGGCACGATCGTCCAGAACGACGCTCAGAAGGGTGAGT ATTCAGAAGGACAAAAAACTTTATCAAGAATGAGGCTAGAGTTTGGTAGCATTTTCGCTCCGAAAGATTTAAAAG CCGGTACGAACGAGCTACCAGACGGGACAGCGAGCAACGACAAGAGCCCGGCGATACTGGGCCTCGGACTGGACCCCATCAAGATACGACCCAATGTCATACAGACGTTCTACGCTATGCTTAAACTCCGAGTGCTCCGGCTCTTCAGAAGCATCCAGCTGTTGTACTTCACGATCGTCGCACCCCTGGCCCTCGTCGTGCTCGGCCTCTATCTCAACAGCATAAAGACCCCCAACATAGGGATGCAGAGCCTCATTCTGAACAATG AGAGCTACGGTCCCGACACGAACATCATGTACATCAACAGCACGAACCGCGACATCTCGCCGCTGGTCAACAGCATCGGTAAGATAATCAACCGGTCGGAGGAGTACGACGGGACCTTTGTCGAGCTGCTCAATCGGGCGCCGCACATGGCCATCTTGAACGTCACCGACTATAACTACTCAAGGGTGAACTTCACGGTTATGTACAACGACACGATGCAACATTCATTGCCGATCGTTTTGAATGTCTTTACCAACGCGCTCTACAA gCTACACAGTACAGAAGTGACGAAGCCGATAAACCCGATACAAGTGAAGAGTCAGCCGTTCAGGCAGACATCCCAGCCTCAAGAGTTCAACATCGGTATAGCCAGTTCAGCGCTGTTTATCGGCATGGACCTCGTCTTAGTGCCCATAACTCTGGCCGTCGACATGGTTTACGATCGCGAA ATCAAAGCCAAGAACCAGCTGAGGGTGAACGGCCTCTCGTTCACGATGTACTTCTTCACCTACTTCGTGGTGCTGCTCGGTCTGATGATGTTCATCTGCCTCTGCATCCTCGGCATCATCTTCATGTTCCAAGTGCCATCGTTGCAGCAGGTGCCAGCTCTGCTGACCCTGGGCGGCCTCATCATCCTCTACTGCCCCTCGTCCATATTCTTCTCGACCTGTCTCGCCTACATGTTCGACAAGATGGACTCGGCCCAGAGTTTCCTGCCCAATATCGCCACGTTCTTCGGACTGATACCGTTTCTGCTGGTCATGATCCTGGACATGCTGGGTGTCGGTGGTATCGCCGCGTTCGCCTTGCACGTGGTATTCTCGCTGTGCAACACGATGTACGTGCCGTACGCCGCGCTGTACTACATCGACCGAGTCTATCTCATGTGTACCATGAACGCGACCTGTCGCCACCTGAGCATATCGGATTACCTCACGAGCGAGATCATCGTCATGGCGCTCGGAGTGATGCTGCACTGCCCGCTTTGGTTCTTCGTGCTTCTGCTGCTCGACACCAAGAAGAGCGGAGGGAACGTCAAGGACTTCTTCAAGTACTACGTG CGCAACGGTGGCTCGATCGGCGAGGAAATTATGGAGAACAACGACGTTGGCGACCACGAGGACGAAGACGTGAAGAACGAGAGACAGAAGGTCTTCAACCTGATGAGCTCGACGTCGGTGCAGGAGCCCCCAGTGGTGCTCGTCCAGAACCTCCGCAAAGAGTACCGGCAGCAAGAAGCCACGTCGTGCAGTTGCTGCTCGAAGCGCGAGGAGGAGCAGCCTCCGCCCTCCAAGAAGATAGCCGTGCGAAATCTCTCGTTGGCCGTCGAACCGGCCGAAGTGCTTGGACTCCTGGGTCACAACGGCGCCGGCAAGACCACCACCATGAAGATCATCATCGCGGAGGAGGCAGCCAGTCGCGGCCGAGTCCAGATCGGTGGTCACAACATCAACTCCCACATGTCCGAGGCGTTCAGGCAGATGGGATACTGTCCCCAACACGACGCACAGTGGAAGAACATCACCGTGAGGGAGCACCTCGAATGCTACGCGGCCATTCGCGGCGTTCCCTGGGGCGACATCAGCAG AATCGTCGATCTGTACCTGTCAGGTCTGCAAATCCACGAACACGCCGACAAGCAGACGCAGGAGTGCTCGGGAGGAACGAGACGGAAGCTCAGCTTTGCCATGGCCATGATCGGAGGACCCAAGGTCGTGCTCATGGACGAGCCCAGCACGGGAATGGACCCACGTTCCAAGCGATTCCTCTGGGATACCATCCTCGCCAGTTTTCAG GGCGGCAGAGGCGCGATCCTCACGACGCATTCGATGGAGGAGGCGGACGCCCTGTGCTCGCGCGTCGGCATAATGGTGAAAGGCGAGCTGCGCTGCATCGGCTCCACGCAGCACCTGAAAAATCTGTACGGCGCGGGCTACACGCTGGAGATGAAGCTGCTGGGAGGTGACTGCACCCCGACGACTCCCTCGGGCAACCGAGTCAGCTGTCTCAAGGAATTCGTCACGGGCATGTTCGCCGACGCCACTCTCGAGGAGAGCTTCGCAGACAGGCTCGTCTTCGCTGTGCCCCAGCACTCGGTGCATTCGCTGGCCGAATGCTTCACTCAGCTTGAGAAAG CCAAGATGGAATTGGATATCGAAGAGTACAGCTTCAGTCAGACGACGCTCGAGCAGGTGTTCCTCAAGTTCTCCCACTACGACGCGCCAGACGCCAATGACTGA
- the LOC100123780 gene encoding ATP-binding cassette sub-family A member 5 isoform X8: MDIFLDRPNAEGETKILTETDEYRMGSCGVYLSQLRAMLVRNLLLKKREKRKTTAEIFLPLYILGILIVVKVLIPNPNYPAITTQRQEGDIFEFFNGYKNNTIAVVPNTTETVEFLNFTNQLWLSMWDSPNKHQLNFIYFDTTDDLQAAYWREPYSIPLAVIFEDPQPKTSRLEYEIRTNPSYTTPPSPTEMLSSSVTCRKDTSHWMGGVLSIETGGSCPVNNYFLSGFMALQLLLDITKIRLDTENNDITVPDIKLEMFPKEAYTADWMLAFRVVIPLYMVLALSQFITYLLILIVGEKENKIKEGMKIMGLKDSVFWLSWFIIYAAFVLLLSAVAVVLLFTLQMFQHTHFLPIFLLVVLYSFSVIMFAFMITPFFDKSRTAGVLGNFAVTILSLMYFIQVFVDDSSSISFWLVSLLSPTGVALAMDKALVLDLQGEGVNFDNLWSGPGIPFGGSLVMMTLDIFLYGLLAYYLDSVVPSEYGTKRPAWFCFTPGFWCKKNKAPRAPAVNGESNSFIPGEEANRDVEPVVREMKGREAIRIVDLYKSYSKCRRPEVKAVNGINLTIYEGQITAILGHNGAGKTTLFNILTGLTSPTAGTALIFGYDVRDSNDMHMIRSMTGVCPQHDILFDLLTPREHLEFFAAVRGIPRGTIEHEVKKTLKDIDLLEKADTFAKYLSGGQKRKLSVGIAIIGDPKIIILDEPTAGVDPYSRRQMWSFLQSRRHGKVILLTTHFMDEADILADRKAVISKGKLRCCGSSLFLKNKFGIGYHLTLVLEGNVRENAITRLVSSHVTKAEKARRHGRELSFILPHNSVENFAPLFSAIEQEIKTKALRLGISSYGVSMTTLEEVFLHLEKDEETECTMDNLSKKMVRNRALSRSLSLQSKSTSYQSLQNEGTIVQNDAQKAGTNELPDGTASNDKSPAILGLGLDPIKIRPNVIQTFYAMLKLRVLRLFRSIQLLYFTIVAPLALVVLGLYLNSIKTPNIGMQSLILNNESYGPDTNIMYINSTNRDISPLVNSIGKIINRSEEYDGTFVELLNRAPHMAILNVTDYNYSRVNFTVMYNDTMQHSLPIVLNVFTNALYKLHSTEVTKPINPIQVKSQPFRQTSQPQEFNIGIASSALFIGMDLVLVPITLAVDMVYDREIKAKNQLRVNGLSFTMYFFTYFVVLLGLMMFICLCILGIIFMFQVPSLQQVPALLTLGGLIILYCPSSIFFSTCLAYMFDKMDSAQSFLPNIATFFGLIPFLLVMILDMLGVGGIAAFALHVVFSLCNTMYVPYAALYYIDRVYLMCTMNATCRHLSISDYLTSEIIVMALGVMLHCPLWFFVLLLLDTKKSGGNVKDFFKYYVRNGGSIGEEIMENNDVGDHEDEDVKNERQKVFNLMSSTSVQEPPVVLVQNLRKEYRQQEATSCSCCSKREEEQPPPSKKIAVRNLSLAVEPAEVLGLLGHNGAGKTTTMKIIIAEEAASRGRVQIGGHNINSHMSEAFRQMGYCPQHDAQWKNITVREHLECYAAIRGVPWGDISRIVDLYLSGLQIHEHADKQTQECSGGTRRKLSFAMAMIGGPKVVLMDEPSTGMDPRSKRFLWDTILASFQGGRGAILTTHSMEEADALCSRVGIMVKGELRCIGSTQHLKNLYGAGYTLEMKLLGGDCTPTTPSGNRVSCLKEFVTGMFADATLEESFADRLVFAVPQHSVHSLAECFTQLEKAKMELDIEEYSFSQTTLEQVFLKFSHYDAPDAND; encoded by the exons ATATGAGATACGGACGAATCCCTCGTACACGACGCCGCCGTCACCGACCGAAATGCTCTCATCTTCGGTGACCTGTCGGAAGGACACCAGTCACTGGATGGGTGGTGTCCTGTCCATAGAAACCGGTGGCTCGTGTCCcgtcaataattattttttatccgGCTTCATGGCCTTGCAGCTGCTGTTGGATATTACGAAAATCAGG TTGGATACCGAGAATAACGATATCACGGTGCCGGACATCAAGCTGGAGATGTTTCCAAAGGAAGCGTACACGGCTGATTGGATGCTCGCCTTCAGAGTTGTGATTCCTCTATACATGGTGCTAGCCCTCTCTCAGTTCATAACATATCTGTTAATTTTGATCGTCGGCGAGAAGGAGAACAAAATCAAGGAGGGCATGAAGATAATGGGTCTAAAGGATTCCGTATTTTG GTTATCGTGGTTCATCATTTACGCAGCCTTCGTCCTACTACTGTCGGCCGTCGCGGTCGTTCTCCTCTTTACTTTACAGATGTTCCAGCACACGCATTTCCTGCCGATATTTTTGCTAGTCGTGCTCTACAGCTTCTCCGTCATTATGTTCGCCTTCATGATAACGCCGTTCTTCGATAAATCACGC ACCGCTGGTGTCCTGGGTAACTTCGCGGTGACGATTCTGAGCCTAATGTACTTCATCCAGGTGTTCGTTGACGACTCGAGCTCGATATCGTTTTGGCTCGTGTCACTGTTGAGCCCCACGGGAGTAGCCTTGGCAATGGACAAG GCTCTCGTGTTGGACCTGCAAGGCGAGGGTGTGAACTTCGACAATCTCTGGTCCGGTCCTGGAATCCCCTTCGGCGGAAGTCTCGTGATGATGACCCTGGACATATTTCTCTACGGACTTTTAGCCTACTATCTCGATTCCGTCGTTCCGA GCGAATACGGAACAAAGCGACCAGCCTGGTTTTGCTTCACGCCAGGCTTCTGGTGCAAGAAGAACAAGGCGCCGAGA GCGCCGGCGGTGAACGGCGAGTCCAACAGCTTCATCCCGGGCGAGGAGGCGAACCGCGACGTCGAGCCCGTCGTCCGGGAGATGAAGGGTCGCGAGGCGATACGCATCGTCGATCTTTACAAGTCCTACAGCAAGTGCCGGAGACCCGAGGTCAAGGCCGTCAACGGCATCAACCTCACTATTTACGAGGGCCAGATAACCGCGATACTCGGTCACAACGGGGCCGGCAAGACGACCCTCTTCAATATTCTCACGGGACTGACCTCACCCACCGCGGGCACAGCCCTGATATTCGGCTACGACGTCAGGGACTCCAACGACATGCACATGATACGCAGCATGACCGGCGTCTGCCCGCAGCACGACATCCTCTTCGATCTGCTCACGCCGAGGGAGCACCTTGAGTTCTTCGCCGCCGTCCGCGGCATCCCCCGGGGCACTATAGAGCACGAG GTCAAAAAGACCCTGAAGGACATAGACCTGCTGGAGAAGGCGGACACGTTCGCCAAGTACCTGAGCGGCGGCCAAAAGCGCAAGCTGTCGGTGGGCATAGCCATAATCGGCGATCCGAAGATCATCATCCTCGACGAGCCGACCGCTGGGGTCGATCCCTACTCTCGCCGACAGATGTGGTCGTTCCTGCAGTCGCGGCGCCACGGCAAAGTCATACTGCTGACGACGCACTTCATGGACGAGGCGGACATACTCGCCGACAGGAAGGCTGTGATTAGCAAGGGGAAGCTTCGCTGCTGCGGCAGCTCCTTGTTTCTCAAGAACAAGTTTGGAATTGGATACCACCTCAC GCTCGTGCTGGAGGGCAACGTCCGGGAGAACGCGATAACGCGACTGGTCTCCTCGCACGTGACCAAGGCCGAGAAAGCTCGCCGACACGGTCGCGAGCTGAGCTTCATCCTGCCGCACAACTCGGTGGAGAACTTTGCGCCACTCTTCTCCGCCATCGAGCAGGAGATCAAGACCAAGGCCCTCCGACTGGGCATCAGCAGCTACGGCGTGTCCATGACGACGCTCGAGGAGGTCTTCCTGCACCTGGAGAAGGACGAGGAGACCGAGTGCACGATGGACAACTTGTCGAAGAAGATGGTGAGGAACCGGGCGCTGAGCAGGTCCCTGTCGCTGCAGTCCAAGAGCACGTCGTATCAGAGTCTCCAGAACGAGGGCACGATCGTCCAGAACGACGCTCAGAAGG CCGGTACGAACGAGCTACCAGACGGGACAGCGAGCAACGACAAGAGCCCGGCGATACTGGGCCTCGGACTGGACCCCATCAAGATACGACCCAATGTCATACAGACGTTCTACGCTATGCTTAAACTCCGAGTGCTCCGGCTCTTCAGAAGCATCCAGCTGTTGTACTTCACGATCGTCGCACCCCTGGCCCTCGTCGTGCTCGGCCTCTATCTCAACAGCATAAAGACCCCCAACATAGGGATGCAGAGCCTCATTCTGAACAATG AGAGCTACGGTCCCGACACGAACATCATGTACATCAACAGCACGAACCGCGACATCTCGCCGCTGGTCAACAGCATCGGTAAGATAATCAACCGGTCGGAGGAGTACGACGGGACCTTTGTCGAGCTGCTCAATCGGGCGCCGCACATGGCCATCTTGAACGTCACCGACTATAACTACTCAAGGGTGAACTTCACGGTTATGTACAACGACACGATGCAACATTCATTGCCGATCGTTTTGAATGTCTTTACCAACGCGCTCTACAA gCTACACAGTACAGAAGTGACGAAGCCGATAAACCCGATACAAGTGAAGAGTCAGCCGTTCAGGCAGACATCCCAGCCTCAAGAGTTCAACATCGGTATAGCCAGTTCAGCGCTGTTTATCGGCATGGACCTCGTCTTAGTGCCCATAACTCTGGCCGTCGACATGGTTTACGATCGCGAA ATCAAAGCCAAGAACCAGCTGAGGGTGAACGGCCTCTCGTTCACGATGTACTTCTTCACCTACTTCGTGGTGCTGCTCGGTCTGATGATGTTCATCTGCCTCTGCATCCTCGGCATCATCTTCATGTTCCAAGTGCCATCGTTGCAGCAGGTGCCAGCTCTGCTGACCCTGGGCGGCCTCATCATCCTCTACTGCCCCTCGTCCATATTCTTCTCGACCTGTCTCGCCTACATGTTCGACAAGATGGACTCGGCCCAGAGTTTCCTGCCCAATATCGCCACGTTCTTCGGACTGATACCGTTTCTGCTGGTCATGATCCTGGACATGCTGGGTGTCGGTGGTATCGCCGCGTTCGCCTTGCACGTGGTATTCTCGCTGTGCAACACGATGTACGTGCCGTACGCCGCGCTGTACTACATCGACCGAGTCTATCTCATGTGTACCATGAACGCGACCTGTCGCCACCTGAGCATATCGGATTACCTCACGAGCGAGATCATCGTCATGGCGCTCGGAGTGATGCTGCACTGCCCGCTTTGGTTCTTCGTGCTTCTGCTGCTCGACACCAAGAAGAGCGGAGGGAACGTCAAGGACTTCTTCAAGTACTACGTG CGCAACGGTGGCTCGATCGGCGAGGAAATTATGGAGAACAACGACGTTGGCGACCACGAGGACGAAGACGTGAAGAACGAGAGACAGAAGGTCTTCAACCTGATGAGCTCGACGTCGGTGCAGGAGCCCCCAGTGGTGCTCGTCCAGAACCTCCGCAAAGAGTACCGGCAGCAAGAAGCCACGTCGTGCAGTTGCTGCTCGAAGCGCGAGGAGGAGCAGCCTCCGCCCTCCAAGAAGATAGCCGTGCGAAATCTCTCGTTGGCCGTCGAACCGGCCGAAGTGCTTGGACTCCTGGGTCACAACGGCGCCGGCAAGACCACCACCATGAAGATCATCATCGCGGAGGAGGCAGCCAGTCGCGGCCGAGTCCAGATCGGTGGTCACAACATCAACTCCCACATGTCCGAGGCGTTCAGGCAGATGGGATACTGTCCCCAACACGACGCACAGTGGAAGAACATCACCGTGAGGGAGCACCTCGAATGCTACGCGGCCATTCGCGGCGTTCCCTGGGGCGACATCAGCAG AATCGTCGATCTGTACCTGTCAGGTCTGCAAATCCACGAACACGCCGACAAGCAGACGCAGGAGTGCTCGGGAGGAACGAGACGGAAGCTCAGCTTTGCCATGGCCATGATCGGAGGACCCAAGGTCGTGCTCATGGACGAGCCCAGCACGGGAATGGACCCACGTTCCAAGCGATTCCTCTGGGATACCATCCTCGCCAGTTTTCAG GGCGGCAGAGGCGCGATCCTCACGACGCATTCGATGGAGGAGGCGGACGCCCTGTGCTCGCGCGTCGGCATAATGGTGAAAGGCGAGCTGCGCTGCATCGGCTCCACGCAGCACCTGAAAAATCTGTACGGCGCGGGCTACACGCTGGAGATGAAGCTGCTGGGAGGTGACTGCACCCCGACGACTCCCTCGGGCAACCGAGTCAGCTGTCTCAAGGAATTCGTCACGGGCATGTTCGCCGACGCCACTCTCGAGGAGAGCTTCGCAGACAGGCTCGTCTTCGCTGTGCCCCAGCACTCGGTGCATTCGCTGGCCGAATGCTTCACTCAGCTTGAGAAAG CCAAGATGGAATTGGATATCGAAGAGTACAGCTTCAGTCAGACGACGCTCGAGCAGGTGTTCCTCAAGTTCTCCCACTACGACGCGCCAGACGCCAATGACTGA